The genome window AGATGGCCAACTAATTTATAACAATTTGCAGGACATAGGCTTAACTGCTAAGTGGCTTATACAAGAGTTAAAAAAACAAAAGGTAAATGGAATCAAGGAAGTGGCTTATGCGAGTATAAATGATAAGCAGGAGCTTTATATTGATTTATATCACGATAATATTAAAGACATGATTGATGCTTCGGATGAAGAAATCCCTTTTAGTATGAATACTATTGGCAAAAAGAAATAGAATATCCCTCATTTTCCTAGCATAAAGATATTAGGAAAGTGGGGGATTTTTTATGAAAAATATTAAACATCAATTTTCTAGCATGTTTGATATACCCAAGGATATTATGCTAGATTTGCCTAAAATATCTGTAATGGGCGATATCCAGGTATATATAGAAAATCATCGTGGAATTATTGAGTATAAAACCGAAAATGTTAGAGTAAGTACAACACTTGGCGAAATCAATATTGAGGGCGAAGAGTTAGTATTAAGAAACATTGGAGCTGAAGAGATTTATGTAGATGGTAAGATTAAAAATATTTCCTTTGAACGATAACTTTTTTAATATTCTTTTATGGTAGGTGGCAAATATGGGATGGTATTCATACTTTATGGGATATTTAATTATAATTATAGAAGGTGATTTTCCTGAAAAAGTAATTAATATGGCCTTAACTAGGGGTATTTTATTATGGGATATAAAAGCTATTGAAAACAATAAAATTATGCTTAAAGTAAAAATACCAGGCTTTAG of Desulfonispora thiosulfatigenes DSM 11270 contains these proteins:
- the yqfC gene encoding sporulation protein YqfC, which codes for MKNIKHQFSSMFDIPKDIMLDLPKISVMGDIQVYIENHRGIIEYKTENVRVSTTLGEINIEGEELVLRNIGAEEIYVDGKIKNISFER